In one window of Streptomyces sp. FXJ1.172 DNA:
- a CDS encoding ABC transporter ATP-binding protein yields MVTEVRTEDPVVRLDGVRKEYGETVALDGVSLGIRAGDAVAVMGPSGCGKSTLLNMIAGLDRPTAGRVVVHGEDVGELSEKGLALYRRRRIGMIFQFFNLIDDLSALDNVALAAQLTGTPARQARRRALELFEELGIADRRNAYPAVLSGGERQRVAVARALMNRPALLLADEPTGALDSRAGEQVMDLLIDLNQIGQTLVIVTHDERLAQRCASRLVQLADGRITGEHALEPSA; encoded by the coding sequence ATGGTCACTGAGGTGAGAACGGAAGACCCCGTCGTACGGCTCGACGGGGTGCGCAAGGAGTACGGCGAGACGGTCGCGCTCGACGGGGTGTCGCTGGGGATCCGGGCCGGGGACGCGGTCGCGGTGATGGGGCCCTCGGGGTGCGGCAAGTCCACGCTGCTCAACATGATCGCCGGCCTCGACCGGCCGACGGCCGGCCGTGTCGTCGTACATGGCGAGGACGTCGGGGAGTTGAGCGAGAAGGGGCTCGCACTGTACCGGCGGCGCCGGATCGGCATGATCTTCCAGTTCTTCAACCTCATCGACGACCTGTCGGCCCTGGACAACGTGGCGCTGGCCGCCCAGTTGACCGGCACTCCGGCCCGGCAGGCGCGGCGGCGGGCGCTGGAGCTGTTCGAGGAGCTCGGCATCGCGGACCGGCGCAACGCCTACCCCGCGGTGCTCAGCGGTGGCGAGCGGCAACGTGTCGCCGTCGCACGGGCGTTGATGAACCGGCCCGCGCTGCTGCTGGCCGACGAGCCGACCGGCGCGCTGGACAGCCGGGCCGGGGAACAGGTGATGGACCTGCTGATCGACCTGAACCAGATCGGGCAGACCCTCGTCATCGTCACGCACGACGAGCGTCTTGCGCAGCGCTGTGCGAGCCGGCTGGTGCAGCTGGCCGACGGCCGGATCACCGGTGAGCACGCCCTGGAGCCCTCGGCATGA
- a CDS encoding sensor histidine kinase, producing the protein MGEYDVMTTALAVACTAVLGLTAALVRTRRRWRTAIGERGWLLERERESATEAAVAAERDRIARELHDIVSHNVSLMVVQASAAREVLGTMPDEAATALRAVEDAGRGAMTDLRHLLGLLAPAQDGTDTGPAPDADRASTPLAPQPGLDRLGPLVDRISFAGLPVEVRVSGDPRPLPQGIDVTAYRIIQEALTNALRHGDGGKAEVSVRYADHALRVEIVDTGPSVFTGSGPAAPRPAADGTGRGLLGLRERVAVYGGDLDARRRLGGGFRVRARIPLDRP; encoded by the coding sequence ATGGGGGAGTACGACGTGATGACGACGGCGCTCGCGGTGGCGTGCACGGCCGTTCTCGGACTGACGGCGGCGCTGGTGCGCACCCGGCGCCGCTGGCGGACGGCGATCGGCGAGCGCGGCTGGCTGCTGGAGCGCGAGCGGGAGAGCGCCACCGAGGCAGCGGTCGCGGCCGAACGTGACCGGATCGCCCGTGAGTTGCACGACATCGTCAGCCACAACGTCAGCCTGATGGTCGTCCAGGCGAGCGCCGCGCGCGAAGTGCTGGGCACCATGCCGGACGAGGCCGCGACCGCGCTCAGAGCCGTCGAGGACGCCGGGCGGGGTGCGATGACCGACCTCAGACACCTGCTGGGCCTGCTGGCACCCGCCCAGGACGGCACCGACACCGGCCCGGCACCTGACGCCGACAGGGCGAGCACGCCGCTGGCCCCGCAGCCCGGCCTCGACCGGCTCGGCCCGCTGGTGGACCGGATATCGTTCGCGGGACTCCCCGTCGAGGTCCGCGTCTCGGGCGACCCGCGCCCGCTGCCGCAGGGCATCGACGTGACCGCCTACCGCATCATCCAGGAGGCCCTGACCAATGCGCTCCGGCACGGCGACGGCGGAAAGGCGGAGGTGAGCGTGCGCTACGCGGACCACGCCCTGCGGGTCGAGATCGTCGACACCGGCCCCAGCGTGTTCACCGGCAGCGGACCGGCCGCACCGAGACCCGCGGCCGACGGCACCGGCCGTGGCCTGCTCGGCCTGCGCGAGCGCGTCGCCGTCTACGGCGGCGACCTGGACGCCCGGCGCAGGCTCGGCGGAGGCTTCCGCGTCCGGGCCCGCATTCCGCTGGACCGGCCATGA
- a CDS encoding carbohydrate ABC transporter permease, producing MSSLALRKAAPAAGTTPGTAQGPPLRRRIALVPTITLLLGAIYTLLPVAWVVIASTKSGHELFSTFTFLPGSGFTRNITDLNAYRGGIYWKWMGNSALYSGLGALLSTAVSAFSGYALATYRFKGREAIFNVLLAGVLMPPVILAIPQYLLLAKANLTDSYLSVLLPQILAPYGVYLARIYASAAVPADVVEAGRMDGASEWRIFTRIALPMMIPGMVTVFLFQFVAIWNNFLLPFIMLSDDNKFPLTLGLYTLLEQGSNTPALYTLVITGAFLAVLPLIALFLVIQRFWSLDLLSGAVKS from the coding sequence ATGAGTTCTCTTGCCCTCCGCAAGGCCGCGCCGGCCGCCGGCACCACGCCCGGCACCGCTCAGGGCCCGCCGCTGCGCCGCCGGATCGCGCTGGTGCCGACGATCACCCTGCTGCTCGGCGCGATCTACACGCTGCTGCCGGTCGCCTGGGTGGTGATCGCGTCCACCAAGTCCGGGCACGAGCTGTTCTCCACCTTCACCTTCCTGCCGGGCAGCGGGTTCACCCGGAACATCACGGACCTGAACGCCTACCGGGGCGGCATCTACTGGAAGTGGATGGGCAACTCCGCCCTGTACTCCGGCCTCGGTGCCCTGCTGTCCACGGCCGTGTCGGCGTTCAGCGGCTACGCGCTCGCGACGTACCGCTTCAAGGGCCGCGAAGCGATCTTCAACGTCCTGCTCGCGGGCGTCCTGATGCCGCCGGTGATCCTCGCGATCCCGCAGTACCTGCTGCTGGCGAAGGCGAACCTCACGGACTCCTACCTGTCCGTGCTGCTGCCGCAGATCCTCGCCCCGTACGGCGTCTACCTCGCCCGGATCTACGCCTCCGCCGCCGTCCCCGCCGACGTGGTGGAGGCCGGGCGGATGGACGGGGCGAGCGAGTGGCGGATCTTCACCAGGATCGCGCTGCCGATGATGATCCCGGGCATGGTCACGGTGTTCCTGTTCCAGTTCGTCGCGATCTGGAACAACTTCCTGCTGCCGTTCATCATGCTCAGCGACGACAACAAGTTCCCGCTCACGCTGGGTCTGTACACGCTGCTGGAACAGGGCTCCAACACCCCGGCGCTGTACACCCTGGTGATCACGGGCGCGTTCCTGGCGGTGCTGCCGCTGATCGCGCTGTTCCTGGTCATTCAGCGGTTCTGGAGCCTCGACCTGCTCTCCGGGGCCGTAAAGTCATGA
- a CDS encoding LacI family DNA-binding transcriptional regulator yields MTMSNSGGRRKPPTIHDVAREAGVSRGTVSRVLNGGHYVSPAAQEAVNAAIRKTGYVVNRHARSLITGRSDSVGFLLTEPQERFFEDPNFNVLLRGCTQALAAHDVPLLLMLAGTEDERRRITRYITAGHVDGVLLVSSHFGDPVAEELREAGVPLVACGKPIGLGSKVSYVAADDRDGARDMVRHLLSLGRRRIAVVTGPLDTPGGVERLAGYKEVLTEAGIGPDERLIVSGDYSRASGEVAAERLLAQAPDMDAVFVASDLMAQGVLAALHRAGKRVPDDIAVGGFDDSPAATAATPALTTIRQPWDRISSEMVRVLLAQIGGEDPAAVILPTELVRRESA; encoded by the coding sequence ATGACCATGAGCAATTCGGGGGGCCGGCGCAAACCGCCGACGATCCACGACGTGGCGCGCGAGGCAGGCGTCTCGCGCGGCACCGTCTCGCGCGTGCTCAACGGCGGGCACTACGTCAGCCCCGCCGCGCAGGAGGCGGTCAACGCCGCCATCCGCAAGACCGGGTATGTCGTGAACCGGCACGCCCGCTCGCTGATCACCGGCCGCTCGGACTCGGTCGGCTTCCTGCTGACCGAGCCGCAGGAGCGGTTCTTCGAGGACCCCAACTTCAATGTCCTGCTGCGTGGTTGCACCCAGGCGCTGGCCGCGCACGACGTGCCGCTGCTGCTGATGCTGGCGGGCACCGAGGACGAACGGCGGCGCATCACGCGGTACATCACCGCCGGGCACGTGGACGGGGTCCTGCTGGTCTCCAGCCACTTCGGCGATCCGGTCGCGGAGGAGCTGCGGGAGGCGGGCGTGCCGCTCGTCGCCTGCGGCAAGCCCATCGGCCTCGGTTCGAAGGTGAGTTACGTCGCCGCCGACGACCGGGACGGCGCCCGGGACATGGTCCGGCATCTGCTGTCGCTCGGCCGGCGCCGGATCGCCGTGGTCACCGGACCGCTGGACACGCCCGGCGGTGTGGAGCGGCTCGCCGGCTACAAGGAGGTGCTCACCGAGGCGGGCATCGGGCCGGACGAGCGGCTCATCGTCTCCGGCGACTACAGCCGGGCGAGCGGTGAGGTGGCCGCGGAGCGGCTGCTGGCGCAGGCCCCGGACATGGACGCGGTGTTCGTGGCCTCCGACCTGATGGCGCAGGGCGTGCTGGCGGCGCTGCACCGGGCCGGGAAGCGGGTACCGGACGACATCGCTGTCGGCGGCTTCGACGACTCCCCGGCGGCGACCGCCGCCACCCCGGCGCTCACCACGATCCGGCAGCCGTGGGACCGGATCAGCAGCGAGATGGTGCGGGTGCTGCTCGCGCAGATCGGGGGCGAGGATCCGGCAGCGGTGATCCTTCCTACGGAGCTGGTGCGGCGCGAGTCGGCTTGA
- a CDS encoding response regulator, giving the protein MTADAPERAPRVLIADDQTLIRTGFRLILTARGIEVVGEAADGAEAIAAARELRPDVVLMDIRMPVMDGLEATRRILGRIPDCRVLMLTTFDLDRYVYEALSIGASGFLLKDVTPEHLAAAVRLVGTGDALLAPQITRRLVERYAAEAERTGQAAVPADLAALTPREREVLTLLGRGLSNTELATELTLSEATVKSHVARIFAKLGLRDRAQAVVLAYETGLVAPQRGAGSGATGPNAAADA; this is encoded by the coding sequence ATGACCGCCGACGCGCCCGAGCGGGCGCCCCGGGTCCTGATCGCCGACGACCAGACACTGATCCGCACCGGCTTCCGGCTGATCCTCACCGCCCGGGGCATCGAGGTGGTGGGCGAGGCCGCGGACGGCGCCGAGGCGATCGCCGCGGCCCGGGAACTGCGCCCGGACGTCGTCCTGATGGACATCCGCATGCCGGTCATGGACGGACTGGAGGCCACCCGGCGCATCCTGGGGCGGATCCCCGACTGCCGGGTGCTCATGCTGACCACGTTCGACCTGGACCGCTATGTGTACGAGGCCCTGTCGATCGGCGCCAGCGGCTTCCTGCTCAAGGACGTCACCCCCGAGCACCTGGCGGCGGCCGTGCGCCTGGTCGGCACCGGCGACGCCCTGCTGGCACCGCAGATCACCCGGCGCCTGGTGGAGCGGTACGCGGCGGAGGCCGAGCGGACGGGCCAGGCCGCCGTGCCCGCCGACCTGGCCGCGCTCACGCCCCGCGAGCGCGAGGTCCTGACCCTGCTGGGCCGCGGCCTGTCCAACACCGAGCTGGCCACCGAACTGACCCTGAGCGAGGCCACGGTCAAGTCCCACGTGGCCCGCATCTTCGCCAAGCTGGGTCTGCGCGACCGCGCCCAGGCCGTCGTCCTCGCCTATGAAACGGGGCTGGTGGCGCCCCAAAGGGGCGCGGGGAGCGGCGCTACCGGCCCCAACGCTGCCGCAGACGCCTGA